The following proteins are encoded in a genomic region of Myxococcota bacterium:
- the rlmB gene encoding 23S rRNA (guanosine(2251)-2'-O)-methyltransferase RlmB: protein MPPRRDASASLHGRPRGARRRGRGGTRGERPGIHRLSGIHCVREALLAGRRELLRLWVDEQAARGGDVAALCERAAAMGLPVTAVAADDLVARLDPSARRSNPQGLVLEAGPLPEPTLEELLEGAASDDFCLVVLDGVEDPQNVGAIARVAEAAGADGLVLGSRRAPPIGPAAARASAGAVEWLPIARVPNLSRALDQLQAAGLWVVGAQVEAPTSLFEVPERILRGPLAVLMGAEGKGLREGVQRRVDHPVSIPMAGHVGSLNVATATAVVLFELVRRRAARSAGDASQ from the coding sequence GTGCCTCCCCGCCGCGACGCGTCCGCCTCCCTCCACGGTCGCCCTCGCGGCGCGCGGCGCCGCGGCCGCGGCGGGACGCGCGGCGAGCGTCCCGGCATCCATCGCCTCTCGGGCATCCACTGCGTGCGCGAGGCCCTGCTCGCGGGGCGGCGCGAGCTCCTGCGCCTGTGGGTCGACGAGCAGGCGGCTCGAGGCGGCGACGTCGCGGCGCTGTGCGAGCGCGCCGCGGCGATGGGGCTGCCGGTGACGGCGGTCGCGGCCGACGACCTCGTCGCGCGCCTCGACCCGTCGGCGCGGCGCTCGAACCCGCAGGGCCTCGTGCTCGAGGCGGGGCCGCTTCCCGAGCCGACTCTCGAGGAGCTCCTCGAAGGCGCGGCGTCGGACGACTTCTGCCTGGTCGTGCTCGACGGGGTCGAGGACCCCCAGAACGTCGGGGCGATCGCGCGGGTCGCCGAGGCCGCGGGAGCCGACGGGCTCGTGCTCGGGAGCCGGCGCGCGCCCCCCATCGGGCCGGCCGCCGCTCGCGCGAGCGCGGGGGCCGTCGAGTGGCTCCCGATCGCGCGCGTTCCCAATCTCAGTAGGGCGCTCGATCAGCTGCAGGCCGCGGGACTGTGGGTGGTGGGTGCGCAGGTCGAGGCGCCGACCTCGCTCTTCGAGGTGCCGGAGCGGATCCTGCGGGGGCCGCTCGCCGTCCTGATGGGGGCGGAAGGGAAGGGGCTTCGCGAGGGCGTCCAGCGGCGCGTCGACCATCCCGTGTCGATCCCGATGGCCGGCCACGTCGGCTCGCTCAACGTCGCCACCGCGACTGCGGTCGTGCTCTTCGAGCTCGTGCGGCGCCGCGCTGCGCGGTCGGCGGGTGACGCGTCGCAGTAG
- the tuf gene encoding elongation factor Tu, with product MAKEKFERTKPHVNVGTIGHVDHGKTTLTAAITARQAHKGLAEKVDFANIDKAPEERERGITIATSHVEYQTASRHYAHVDCPGHADYVKNMITGAAQMDGAVLVVSAADGPMPQTREHVLLARQVNVPHIVVFLNKVDQVDDPELLDLVELEVRELLSSYEFPGDDIPIVKGSALKAGENPSDDAANACIDELMDALDSTIPQPERALDRPFLMPIEDVFSITGRGTVVTGRIEQGIVKTGDEVEIVGIRATTKTTVTGVEMFRKLLDEGQAGDNVGCLLRGTGKDDVERGQVLAKPGSITPHTKFKAQAYVLTKDEGGRHTPFFNGYRPQFYFRTTDVTGVAELPEGTEMVMPGDNVEMTVTLITPIAMDKELRFAIREGGRTVGAGVVAEIIE from the coding sequence ATGGCCAAGGAGAAGTTCGAGCGGACGAAGCCTCACGTGAACGTGGGGACGATCGGTCACGTGGACCACGGGAAGACGACGCTGACGGCGGCGATCACGGCGCGTCAGGCGCACAAGGGTCTCGCGGAGAAGGTGGACTTCGCGAACATCGACAAGGCGCCGGAGGAGCGGGAGCGCGGGATCACGATCGCGACGTCGCACGTGGAGTACCAGACGGCGTCGCGTCACTACGCGCACGTGGACTGCCCGGGTCACGCGGACTACGTGAAGAACATGATCACGGGTGCGGCGCAGATGGACGGCGCGGTGCTGGTGGTGTCGGCGGCGGACGGACCGATGCCGCAGACGCGGGAGCACGTGCTGCTGGCGCGGCAGGTGAACGTTCCTCACATCGTGGTGTTCCTGAACAAGGTGGACCAGGTGGACGACCCGGAGCTGCTGGACCTGGTGGAGCTCGAGGTGCGGGAGCTGCTGAGCTCGTACGAGTTTCCTGGGGACGACATTCCGATCGTGAAGGGTTCGGCGCTGAAGGCGGGGGAGAACCCTTCGGACGATGCGGCGAACGCGTGCATCGACGAGCTGATGGACGCGCTCGACTCGACGATTCCGCAGCCGGAGCGCGCGCTGGATCGACCTTTCCTGATGCCGATCGAGGACGTGTTCTCGATCACGGGTCGCGGGACGGTGGTGACGGGTCGGATCGAGCAGGGGATCGTGAAGACGGGCGACGAGGTGGAGATCGTCGGGATCCGAGCGACGACGAAGACGACGGTGACGGGCGTGGAGATGTTCCGGAAGCTTCTCGACGAGGGGCAGGCCGGGGACAACGTGGGTTGTCTGCTTCGGGGCACGGGGAAGGACGACGTGGAGCGGGGTCAGGTGCTGGCGAAGCCGGGATCGATCACGCCGCACACGAAGTTCAAGGCGCAGGCGTACGTGCTGACGAAGGACGAGGGGGGTCGGCACACGCCGTTCTTCAACGGGTACCGGCCGCAGTTCTACTTCCGGACGACGGACGTGACGGGCGTGGCGGAGCTTCCCGAGGGCACGGAGATGGTGATGCCCGGGGACAACGTGGAGATGACGGTCACGCTGATCACGCCGATCGCGATGGACAAGGAGCTGCGCTTCGCGATCCGCGAAGGCGGCCGCACCGTCGGCGCCGGCGTCGTCGCCGAGATCATCGAGTAG
- the secE gene encoding preprotein translocase subunit SecE translates to MAESGSGSGPGRWVHDAREYLNDVQAEAKKITWPAQKEAIAGAVGVVVISAAFAAFLAIVDLGLGFLLRLVLG, encoded by the coding sequence ATGGCGGAGTCGGGTTCGGGGTCGGGGCCGGGACGCTGGGTGCACGACGCTCGGGAGTACCTGAACGACGTGCAGGCCGAGGCCAAGAAGATCACGTGGCCCGCGCAGAAGGAGGCCATCGCCGGCGCCGTCGGCGTCGTCGTGATCTCGGCGGCCTTCGCGGCGTTCCTCGCGATCGTGGATCTCGGGCTCGGCTTCCTGCTGCGGCTCGTGCTCGGCTAG
- the nusG gene encoding transcription termination/antitermination protein NusG, which translates to MESMSDERQSLTGIPGVRPGPPPPPKEKRWYIVHTYSGQEKRAKQSLLERAKSFGREEYFDEILIPEENVVEMVKGQKRTSKRKFFPGYILVRMDLNEETWHIVKGTPKITGFVGGGAMPAPIEDEEVARMTQRMKEGAAKPKPKIHFEENESVRVISGPFANFSGFVDEVMEDKEKLRVMVQVFGRATPVVLDYTHVEKA; encoded by the coding sequence GTGGAATCGATGAGCGACGAGCGCCAGAGCCTGACGGGCATCCCCGGTGTGCGACCCGGCCCTCCGCCTCCGCCGAAGGAGAAGCGCTGGTACATCGTGCACACGTACTCCGGGCAGGAGAAGCGCGCGAAGCAGAGCCTGCTCGAGCGCGCGAAGTCGTTCGGGCGCGAGGAGTACTTCGACGAGATCCTGATTCCGGAGGAGAACGTCGTCGAGATGGTGAAGGGGCAGAAGCGCACCTCGAAGCGCAAGTTCTTCCCCGGCTACATCCTGGTTCGGATGGATCTGAACGAGGAGACGTGGCACATCGTCAAGGGCACGCCGAAGATCACCGGCTTCGTCGGAGGCGGGGCGATGCCCGCGCCGATCGAGGACGAGGAAGTCGCGCGGATGACGCAGCGCATGAAGGAAGGCGCTGCGAAGCCGAAGCCCAAGATCCACTTCGAGGAGAACGAGAGCGTCCGAGTGATCAGCGGTCCGTTCGCGAACTTCTCCGGCTTCGTCGACGAGGTCATGGAAGACAAGGAGAAGCTGCGCGTGATGGTGCAGGTCTTCGGTCGCGCGACGCCGGTCGTCCTCGACTACACGCACGTCGAGAAGGCGTAG
- the rplK gene encoding 50S ribosomal protein L11 encodes MAKKVKTIIKLQCPAGAANPSPPVGPALGQHGVNIMEFCKAFNARTQDQQGLIIPAHITVYVDSSFTFELKSPPAAVLLKRAAKIQKGSGEPNRNKVGRVTRAQLEEIAEIKKADLNARDTEMAVRIIAGTARSMGLEVAD; translated from the coding sequence GTGGCGAAGAAGGTCAAGACGATCATCAAGCTGCAGTGCCCGGCCGGCGCGGCGAATCCGTCGCCTCCGGTGGGCCCCGCGCTTGGCCAGCACGGCGTCAACATCATGGAGTTCTGCAAGGCGTTCAACGCGCGTACGCAGGACCAGCAGGGGCTCATCATCCCCGCGCACATCACGGTGTACGTCGACAGCAGCTTCACGTTCGAGCTCAAGTCGCCGCCGGCGGCCGTGCTGCTCAAGCGTGCGGCGAAGATCCAGAAGGGCTCGGGCGAGCCCAACCGGAACAAGGTCGGTCGCGTGACGCGCGCGCAGCTCGAGGAGATCGCCGAGATCAAGAAGGCGGACCTCAACGCGCGCGACACGGAGATGGCCGTCCGGATCATCGCGGGAACGGCGCGCTCGATGGGCCTCGAGGTGGCGGACTAG
- the rplA gene encoding 50S ribosomal protein L1 has translation MSKRFKEASGRVDRARLYALGEAVALLKELPGAKFDESVDLAVRLGVDPKHADQMVRGAIVLPHGIGRDVRILVFAKGDKEKEAREAGADHVGGDELAKKITDEGWLEFDRVIATPDMMGVVGRLGRVLGPRGLMPNPKLGTVTPDVGRAVAEQKSGKVEYRVDKAGIVHCSIGKRSFDATKLVDNAGALLDAIEKAKPAAAKGTYMKSIAISTTMGPGLRVEPSSALVAKA, from the coding sequence TTGAGCAAGCGATTCAAGGAAGCCTCGGGCCGCGTCGACCGCGCGCGCCTCTACGCACTGGGCGAGGCCGTCGCGCTCCTCAAGGAGCTGCCGGGGGCGAAGTTCGACGAGAGCGTCGACCTCGCCGTGCGGCTCGGCGTCGACCCGAAGCACGCCGACCAGATGGTGCGCGGCGCGATCGTGCTTCCGCACGGCATCGGTCGCGACGTCCGGATCCTCGTGTTCGCGAAGGGCGACAAGGAGAAGGAGGCGCGCGAAGCGGGCGCCGACCACGTCGGCGGCGACGAGCTCGCCAAGAAGATCACCGACGAGGGCTGGCTCGAGTTCGACCGCGTGATCGCGACGCCCGACATGATGGGCGTCGTCGGCCGCCTCGGTCGCGTGCTCGGGCCCCGCGGCCTGATGCCGAACCCGAAGCTCGGAACGGTGACGCCGGACGTCGGGCGCGCGGTGGCGGAGCAGAAGTCGGGCAAGGTCGAGTACCGCGTCGACAAGGCGGGCATCGTGCACTGCTCGATCGGCAAGCGCTCGTTCGACGCGACGAAGCTCGTCGACAACGCCGGCGCGCTGCTCGACGCGATCGAGAAGGCGAAGCCCGCCGCCGCCAAGGGCACGTACATGAAGTCGATCGCGATCTCGACGACGATGGGCCCCGGCCTGCGCGTCGAGCCGAGCTCGGCACTGGTCGCGAAGGCCTGA
- the rplJ gene encoding 50S ribosomal protein L10: protein MLTRAQKEEQVAVMRDKIGRATSIIVADYRGLTVGQVDKLRGQLRAHGGDAYEYQVVKNSVLRLACAGAAAEALNDHFAGPTAVAISYGDPVGLAKVLVDYAKENEIFALKGGFLDGKAIDTGEIQTLATLPSLDQLRGQLVGLLQAPASKLARLLNEPAAQLARLVAARKDALGEG, encoded by the coding sequence GTGCTGACACGCGCGCAGAAGGAAGAACAGGTCGCCGTCATGCGGGACAAGATCGGTCGCGCCACGAGCATCATCGTGGCCGACTACCGCGGGCTGACGGTGGGACAGGTGGACAAGCTGCGCGGCCAGCTGCGCGCGCACGGCGGCGACGCCTACGAGTACCAGGTGGTGAAGAACTCGGTGCTGCGACTCGCGTGCGCGGGGGCGGCGGCCGAGGCGCTGAACGACCACTTCGCGGGGCCGACGGCCGTCGCGATCTCGTACGGCGACCCGGTCGGCCTGGCCAAGGTGCTCGTCGACTACGCCAAGGAGAACGAGATCTTCGCCCTGAAGGGCGGGTTCCTCGACGGCAAGGCGATCGACACCGGCGAGATCCAGACGCTCGCGACGCTGCCGAGCCTCGACCAGCTGCGCGGACAGCTCGTCGGCCTGCTGCAGGCGCCGGCGAGCAAGCTCGCGCGGCTGCTCAACGAGCCGGCCGCCCAGCTCGCGCGCCTCGTCGCCGCGCGCAAGGACGCGCTCGGCGAAGGCTAG
- the rplL gene encoding 50S ribosomal protein L7/L12: MADLNAIVDQLSQLTVMEAAELAKLLEEKWGVSAAAPVAIAAGPAAGGADAAAAEVKDEFDVILVGFGDKKIQVIKEVRGVTGLGLKEAKDLVEGVPKPLKEGVSKDEAEQIKAKIEEAGGQVDIK, translated from the coding sequence ATGGCCGATTTGAACGCGATCGTCGATCAGCTCTCGCAGCTCACCGTGATGGAGGCGGCCGAGCTCGCGAAGCTCCTGGAAGAGAAGTGGGGCGTGTCGGCGGCGGCCCCGGTGGCGATCGCCGCGGGTCCGGCGGCCGGCGGTGCCGATGCCGCGGCGGCCGAGGTGAAGGACGAGTTCGACGTGATCCTCGTCGGCTTCGGCGACAAGAAGATCCAGGTCATCAAGGAGGTCCGCGGTGTGACGGGCCTCGGCCTGAAGGAAGCCAAGGACCTCGTCGAGGGCGTGCCGAAGCCGCTCAAGGAGGGCGTCAGCAAGGATGAGGCCGAGCAGATCAAGGCCAAGATCGAAGAGGCCGGCGGCCAGGTCGACATCAAGTAG
- the rpoC gene encoding DNA-directed RNA polymerase subunit beta' — MRDLYNLFEKPKDPLAFNSLRISLASPEKIREWSFGEVKKPETINYRTFKPERDGLFCAKIFGPVKDYECNCGKYKRMKHRGVICEKCGVEVIQSKVRRERMGHITLASPVAHIWFLKSLPSRIGNILEISLRDIERVLYFETHVVTDPKDTDLVVGEMLNDERLAECLEQYGRGAFEYGIGAEAVRKMLAGLDVEDECRQLRLEMREATSEAKRKKIAKRLKVLDAFRESGNKPEHMILEVVPVIPPDLRPLVPLDGGRFATSDLNDLYRRVINRNNRLKRLQELNAPEVIIRNEKRMLQEAVDALFDNGRRGRVITGPSKRPLKSLSDMLKGKSGRFRQNLLGKRVDYSGRSVIVVGPELRLHQCGLPNRMALELFKPFIYSKLEQRGFVTTIKAARKMVEKERPEVWDILAEVIQEHPILLNRAPTLHRLGLQAFEPMLIDGKAIQLHPLVCAAFNADFDGDQMAVHVPLSVEAQIEARVLMMSTNNILSPATGRPIIGPTQDIVLGCYYLTRERAGARGEGKRFSSTEEVRRAYDAGEIDLHATIQVRMGGEVVDSTTGRVLLREVVAPEIPFKFINQTMDKKALGELVDQAYRRLGSKATVLLADRVRTLGYEHATRAGISICVDDMVVPKDKAAFLAAATDEVNEIHEQYQEGLITDGERYNKVVDIWSKATEQVTEQMLDTVATDTVLDQDGNEVEIPSFNSIFMMADSGARGSAQQMRQLAGMRGLMAKPSGAIIETPITSNFREGLTVLQYFISTHGARKGLADTALKTANSGYLTRRLVDVSQDVIIRQHDCGTQDGLEIGALVEAGEVVEPLGERILGRVTLVDVTDPIGGEVLVPAGEEIDEDRVRKIEDAGIERVAIRSVLTCEVTHGVCALCYGRDLARGEMVNLGEAVGVIAAQSIGEPGTQLTMRTFHIGGAATRRAEQSHAEATSEGTVQFHNVRTIVNRSGQTIAMSRNAEIGIADASGRERERHAVVYGAHVIVTEGQAVRPGDLLLEWDPFASPILADQPGRVKFGDLVEGSTMREQVDEFTGMSSKVVIESRDPEMRPRISIKSEAGETVARALLPVNAIISVTDGEEVGAGDVLAKITREASKTKDITGGLPRVAELFEARKPKECAVVSEVDGVVSFGADTRGKRRVLVTPDDGEPHEYLIPKGKHVSVHEGDRIRAGEALMDGSSNPHDILKIKGLKELANYLVDEVQEVYRLQGVKINDKHIEVIVRQMLRKVRVTDVGDTDFLLGEQVEKTTFEAVNARMLEEGKESAKAEPQLLGITKASLSTESFISAASFQETTKVLTEAAIWGKTDLLRGLKENVIMGRLIPAGTGMARSSRIGIQIDAPEGSTGMFEEEALPIGGAGLAPAPTAAPSPLDFGAPAGELGDA; from the coding sequence GTGCGAGATCTCTACAACCTCTTCGAGAAGCCCAAGGATCCGCTCGCGTTCAACTCGCTGCGGATCTCGCTGGCGTCTCCGGAGAAGATCCGCGAGTGGTCCTTCGGCGAGGTGAAGAAGCCGGAGACGATCAACTACCGGACGTTCAAGCCCGAACGCGACGGCCTCTTCTGCGCGAAGATCTTCGGCCCGGTCAAGGACTACGAGTGCAACTGCGGCAAGTACAAGCGCATGAAGCACCGGGGCGTGATCTGCGAGAAGTGCGGCGTCGAGGTGATCCAGAGCAAGGTGCGCCGCGAGCGCATGGGCCACATCACGCTCGCGTCGCCCGTCGCCCACATCTGGTTCCTGAAGTCGCTGCCCTCGCGCATCGGCAACATCCTCGAGATCTCGCTGCGCGACATCGAGCGCGTCCTCTACTTCGAGACGCACGTCGTCACCGACCCGAAGGACACCGACCTCGTCGTCGGCGAGATGCTCAACGACGAGCGGCTCGCGGAGTGCCTCGAGCAGTACGGGCGCGGGGCCTTCGAGTACGGCATCGGCGCCGAGGCGGTGCGCAAGATGCTCGCCGGGCTCGACGTCGAGGACGAGTGCCGCCAGCTGCGGCTCGAGATGCGCGAGGCGACGAGCGAGGCGAAGCGCAAGAAGATCGCGAAGCGCCTCAAGGTGCTCGACGCGTTCCGCGAATCCGGCAACAAGCCGGAGCACATGATCCTCGAGGTCGTGCCGGTGATCCCGCCCGACCTCCGCCCGCTCGTGCCGCTCGACGGCGGCCGCTTCGCGACGAGCGACCTGAACGACCTCTACCGCCGCGTGATCAACCGCAACAACCGCCTGAAGCGGCTGCAGGAGCTCAACGCGCCCGAGGTCATCATCCGCAACGAGAAGCGGATGCTGCAGGAGGCGGTGGACGCGCTGTTCGACAACGGGCGCCGCGGCCGCGTCATCACGGGCCCGAGCAAGCGCCCGCTGAAGAGCCTCTCGGACATGCTCAAGGGCAAGTCGGGGCGCTTCCGCCAGAACCTGCTCGGCAAGCGCGTCGACTACTCGGGCCGCTCGGTGATCGTCGTCGGGCCCGAGCTGCGCCTGCACCAGTGCGGCCTCCCGAACCGAATGGCGCTCGAGCTCTTCAAGCCCTTCATCTACAGCAAGCTCGAGCAGCGCGGCTTCGTCACGACCATCAAGGCCGCGCGCAAGATGGTGGAGAAGGAGCGCCCCGAGGTCTGGGACATCCTCGCCGAGGTGATCCAGGAGCACCCGATCCTGCTCAACCGCGCGCCGACGCTGCACCGGCTCGGCCTGCAGGCGTTCGAGCCGATGCTGATCGACGGCAAGGCGATCCAGCTCCACCCGCTCGTGTGCGCCGCGTTCAACGCGGACTTCGACGGCGACCAGATGGCGGTGCACGTGCCGCTCTCGGTCGAGGCGCAGATCGAGGCCCGCGTGCTCATGATGTCGACCAACAACATCCTGAGCCCGGCGACCGGCCGGCCGATCATCGGGCCCACGCAGGACATCGTGCTCGGCTGCTACTACCTCACGCGCGAGCGCGCGGGCGCCCGCGGCGAGGGCAAGCGCTTCTCGAGCACCGAGGAGGTCCGCCGCGCGTACGACGCCGGCGAGATCGACCTGCACGCCACCATCCAGGTCCGCATGGGCGGCGAGGTCGTCGACAGCACGACGGGTCGCGTGCTCCTGCGCGAGGTCGTGGCCCCCGAGATCCCGTTCAAGTTCATCAACCAGACGATGGACAAGAAGGCGCTCGGCGAGCTCGTCGACCAGGCCTACCGCCGGCTCGGCAGCAAGGCCACCGTGCTGCTCGCCGATCGCGTGCGCACGCTCGGCTACGAGCACGCGACGCGCGCGGGCATCTCGATCTGCGTCGACGACATGGTCGTGCCGAAGGACAAGGCCGCCTTCCTCGCCGCCGCGACCGACGAGGTCAACGAGATCCACGAGCAGTACCAGGAAGGCCTCATCACCGACGGCGAGCGCTACAACAAGGTGGTCGACATCTGGTCGAAGGCGACCGAGCAGGTCACCGAGCAGATGCTCGACACGGTGGCCACGGACACCGTGCTCGACCAGGACGGCAACGAGGTCGAGATCCCGAGCTTCAACTCCATCTTCATGATGGCGGACTCGGGCGCGCGCGGATCGGCGCAGCAGATGCGGCAGCTCGCGGGCATGCGCGGCCTCATGGCGAAGCCGTCGGGCGCGATCATCGAGACGCCGATCACGTCGAACTTCCGCGAGGGCCTGACGGTCCTGCAGTACTTCATCTCGACGCACGGTGCGCGCAAGGGCCTCGCCGACACGGCGCTCAAGACCGCGAACTCGGGCTACCTCACGCGCCGGCTCGTCGACGTGTCGCAGGACGTCATCATCCGGCAGCACGATTGCGGGACGCAGGACGGCCTCGAGATCGGCGCGCTCGTCGAGGCGGGCGAGGTCGTCGAGCCGCTCGGCGAGCGCATCCTCGGGCGCGTGACGCTCGTCGACGTGACCGACCCGATCGGCGGCGAGGTGCTCGTCCCGGCCGGCGAGGAGATCGACGAGGATCGCGTCCGCAAGATCGAGGACGCCGGCATCGAGCGCGTCGCGATCCGCTCGGTGCTCACGTGCGAGGTCACGCACGGCGTGTGCGCGCTCTGCTACGGGCGCGATCTCGCTCGCGGCGAGATGGTGAACCTCGGCGAGGCCGTCGGCGTGATCGCGGCGCAGTCGATCGGCGAGCCCGGCACGCAGCTCACGATGCGCACGTTCCACATCGGCGGCGCGGCGACGCGGCGCGCGGAGCAGTCGCACGCCGAGGCGACGAGCGAGGGCACGGTCCAGTTCCACAACGTGCGCACGATCGTGAACCGCTCGGGCCAGACGATCGCGATGAGCCGCAACGCGGAGATCGGCATCGCGGACGCGAGCGGTCGCGAGCGCGAGCGCCACGCGGTCGTCTACGGCGCCCACGTGATCGTGACGGAAGGACAGGCGGTGCGGCCGGGCGACCTGCTGCTCGAGTGGGACCCCTTCGCCAGCCCGATCCTCGCCGATCAGCCCGGGCGCGTGAAGTTCGGCGACCTCGTCGAGGGCTCGACGATGCGCGAGCAGGTGGACGAGTTCACCGGCATGTCGTCGAAGGTCGTGATCGAGTCGCGCGACCCCGAGATGCGACCGCGCATCTCGATCAAGAGCGAGGCCGGGGAGACGGTGGCGCGCGCGCTGCTGCCGGTGAACGCGATCATCAGCGTCACCGACGGCGAGGAGGTCGGCGCGGGCGACGTGCTCGCGAAGATCACGCGCGAGGCCTCGAAGACCAAGGACATCACGGGCGGTCTGCCCCGCGTGGCCGAGCTCTTCGAGGCGCGCAAGCCGAAGGAGTGCGCGGTCGTCAGCGAGGTCGACGGCGTCGTGAGCTTCGGCGCCGACACGCGCGGCAAGCGCCGCGTCCTCGTGACGCCCGACGACGGCGAGCCGCACGAGTACCTGATCCCGAAGGGCAAGCACGTGAGCGTGCACGAGGGCGACCGCATCCGCGCCGGCGAGGCGCTGATGGACGGGTCGTCGAACCCGCACGACATCCTCAAGATCAAGGGTCTGAAGGAGCTCGCGAACTACCTGGTCGACGAGGTGCAGGAGGTCTACCGCCTGCAGGGCGTGAAGATCAACGACAAGCACATCGAGGTGATCGTCCGCCAGATGCTCCGCAAGGTCCGCGTCACCGACGTCGGCGACACCGACTTCCTGCTCGGCGAGCAGGTCGAGAAGACCACGTTCGAGGCGGTCAACGCGCGCATGCTCGAGGAGGGCAAGGAGTCGGCGAAGGCCGAGCCCCAGCTCCTCGGCATCACGAAGGCCTCGCTCTCGACGGAGTCGTTCATCTCGGCCGCGTCGTTCCAGGAGACGACGAAGGTGCTGACCGAGGCGGCGATCTGGGGGAAGACGGACCTGCTCCGCGGCCTCAAGGAGAACGTCATCATGGGTCGGCTGATCCCGGCCGGCACCGGGATGGCGCGCTCGAGCCGGATCGGGATCCAGATCGATGCGCCCGAGGGCTCGACGGGGATGTTCGAGGAGGAGGCGCTCCCGATCGGCGGCGCGGGCCTCGCGCCCGCACCGACGGCGGCGCCGTCGCCCCTCGACTTCGGGGCCCCGGCCGGCGAGCTCGGCGACGCCTAG
- the rpsL gene encoding 30S ribosomal protein S12, with product MPTTQQLVRRARKPEPNRSKAPDLAACPQRRGVCLRVFTMTPKKPNSALRKVARVRLTNGREVNAYIPGEGHSLQEHSVVLVRGGRVKDLPGVRYHIVRGTLDSTGVDGRNRGRSKYGAKRKK from the coding sequence ATGCCGACGACCCAACAGCTCGTTCGCCGCGCGCGCAAGCCGGAGCCGAACCGCTCGAAGGCGCCCGACCTCGCGGCGTGTCCGCAGCGGCGCGGCGTGTGCCTGCGCGTCTTCACGATGACGCCGAAGAAGCCGAACTCCGCGCTGCGCAAGGTCGCGCGCGTGCGGCTCACGAACGGGCGCGAGGTGAACGCGTACATCCCGGGCGAGGGCCACTCGCTGCAGGAGCACTCCGTCGTGCTCGTGCGCGGCGGCCGCGTCAAGGATCTGCCCGGCGTCCGCTACCACATCGTCCGCGGCACGCTCGACTCGACGGGAGTCGACGGGCGCAACCGCGGCCGCTCGAAGTACGGCGCGAAGCGCAAGAAGTAA
- the rpsG gene encoding 30S ribosomal protein S7, translating to MPRRRDVPKRPATPDPKHGDRTVGRFINVLMRDGKKSTAQSIVYDAFEEIESKMRSDPLAMFRRALENVRPRIEVKSRRVGGATYQVPIEVAPERATSLAMRWLKEASSKRPGRSMSEKLANEIIDAANERGESVKKREDTHRMADANKAFSHFRW from the coding sequence ATGCCGCGACGCCGCGACGTCCCGAAGCGCCCCGCCACGCCGGACCCGAAGCACGGGGACCGCACCGTCGGTCGCTTCATCAACGTGCTCATGCGCGATGGCAAGAAGAGCACGGCGCAGAGCATCGTCTACGACGCCTTCGAAGAGATCGAGAGCAAGATGCGCAGCGATCCGTTGGCGATGTTCCGCCGCGCCCTCGAGAACGTGCGCCCGCGCATCGAGGTGAAGTCGCGGCGCGTGGGCGGTGCGACGTACCAGGTGCCGATCGAGGTCGCACCGGAGCGCGCGACGTCGCTCGCGATGCGCTGGCTCAAGGAGGCCTCGAGCAAGCGCCCCGGGCGGAGCATGTCCGAGAAGCTCGCCAACGAGATCATCGATGCCGCGAACGAGCGCGGCGAGAGCGTGAAGAAGCGCGAGGACACGCATCGGATGGCGGACGCCAACAAGGCGTTCTCGCACTTCCGCTGGTAG